The Methanobrevibacter sp. genomic interval TCTGCTTCAGGAACTGAAGTGAGTTCAGCATCAGCATATTCAGCAGGAACACCTACGAAAGCTTTTAAGCCTTTGTATGCTGTTTTACCTTTAGATTTTTTGAAAGGTAACATTCCTCTTACAGTTCTTCTAAATATATCATCTGGTCTTCTAGGATATTTAGGACCTAAGTCACGAGGGTTAGAAATACTTGCCCTGTCAACTCTTTGTTTGTATTTAGCATAAGCCCAATCCTTATTACCAGTTAAC includes:
- a CDS encoding 50S ribosomal protein L13; this encodes MVIDGEKCVLGRLASVTSKNLLEGEEVVILNAEKIMLTGNKDWAYAKYKQRVDRASISNPRDLGPKYPRRPDDIFRRTVRGMLPFKKSKGKTAYKGLKAFVGVPAEYADAELTSVPEAEYRNIKKGIELGEISKLLGATF